One Camelina sativa cultivar DH55 chromosome 3, Cs, whole genome shotgun sequence genomic window carries:
- the LOC104761083 gene encoding CASP-like protein 1C2 gives MVKLTQRLGGLVLRFAAFCAALGAVIAMITSRERSSFFVLSLVAKYSDLAAFKYFVIANAIVSVYSFLVLFLPKESLLWKFVVVLDLMVTMLLTSSLSAAVAVAQVGKRGNANAGWLPICGQVPRFCDQITGALIAGLVALVLYVFLLIFSIHHVVDPFLLRKS, from the exons atGGTGAAGTTAACACAGAGATTGGGTGGGTTGGTACTGCGATTTGCGGCATTTTGTGCCGCATTAGGAGCGGTTATCGCAATGATCACTAGCCGTGAAAGGTCTTCCTTCTTTGTCCTATCCCTAGTAGCCAAGTATAGCGATTTGGCTGCGTTCAA GTACTTCGTGATTGCAAACGCGATTGTGAGCGTTTATAGCTTTCTCGTTCTGTTTCTACCAAAAGAGAGTTTATTGTGGAAGTTCGTAGTTGTGTTGGACTTG ATGGTGACGATGCTGCTGACGTCGAGCTTATCAGCGGCAGTGGCGGTGGCACAAGTGGGTAAAAGAGGAAACGCAAACGCAGGTTGGTTGCCAATTTGCGGCCAAGTACCGAGATTCTGCGATCAGATAACCGGAGCTTTAATCGCCGGTTTAGTCGCATTGGTTCTTTACGTTTTCTTGCTCATCTTCTCCATCCACCATGTAGTCgatccttttcttcttcgaaaATCATGA